In Cystobacter fuscus DSM 2262, the genomic stretch GGGCTGCACGGGCTCGTGCGCGCTGAGCCGTTGGCAATCGGTCTGGAACGCGCAGTTCGCTCCGGCGCTGAGCAAGTTCCGCACCTTCGCGCAAGCACATGGCAAGCCGTTGTCCGTTCCCGAGTGGGGCGTGAACGACGCGGCCACTCATGGCGGGGGGGACAACACCTACTACGTCGGGCAGATGCTCGAGTTCATCTTCAATCCGGCGAACAACGTCGGCTACCACTCGTACTTCGACTATCAGGCGTCGGACGGCCATCACCAGCTCTCCGACGTGGACAGCCGGAGCGGCCACGACTTCCAGACCGAGTTCCCGAACGCGGCCGCGCTGTTCAAGAGCTACTACGTGGAAACGCCCACCGAGCCGGAGCCGACCGAGGCCGTGTCGACCACCCAGGCGACGGTGAGCCCCACGACCGTCACGCGGGGCACCAGCTTCCAGGTTTCCGGCTCGGTCACCTCGTCCACGGCCAGGAGCCTGGTGGTGAAGTACGAGATCCGCAATGCCGCCACGACGGCGCTGGTGTCGGAGAAGAGCTACACGGCCCAGGCTTTCACCGCCGGGCAGACGCGCGCGTACACGACAGCGTTCACGATTCCGACGTCGCTCGCGGCGGGGACCTACCGGGTCGACACGTTGATCTTCCTGCCCGACTGGTCGAAGACCCTGCTCTACCGCAACGACACCCCCTTCACCGCGAAGTAGGCGGAGGAACGGGGGCGTCCGCCGCCATGGAGTCCCGAGGGGGCTCCGGGCGGCGATATTTTTGCACCCGGGGCGACTTCGCCCTTTGCTCATCCCCTCCAGGATTGCTCCGTTTCGAAGGGATGTAGCCACTTGAGAACCGGTCTCGACATGAGGAGCGCCTCCGCGATGGTGGTGGCGCTGGCCTTGCTGCTGCCTCGCTCCGTCCCGGCCGCGAACGACAGCGAGGTGAAGAACTGCATCACCTCGATCCGGCATCTGTACAAGAGTCTGGATTACGAGCATGCGCTGAGTCAGATCCAACTCGCGCGCCAGATGCAGCGGGGGACGGAGGACGAGGTCACGCTGTCCCTCTACGAGGGGCTCATCCTGTATGACATGGGCAAGCAGGATGAGGCGCTCACCGCCTTCCGGGCCGCCCTGTTGCTCAGGCCCGACGTGGCCCTTCCCGAGCAGAAGATCGCCCCCAAGGTCAGAACGCGTTTCGAGGACATGCGGCGCAAGGTCAAGAAGGAGATCGCACCAACGCTCGAGTCCACAGTCCCCTCCCGCGTGGCGGAGCCGTCTCCCAAGGCCCTGGCGGAGAACCAGCCCCCCGCGCCCTCGAAGCCGGTGGGCCCGGTGAAGTGCGAGCCCGTGCCTCCACAGTCGGCCGATACCAGCATGAGCGGCCAGCAGCAGTGGCGGCTCGCCGGTCTGAAGTACGAGCTGTGCTCCAAGGACCTCCTCCATGGCCAGACCGCCGAGACCCTGGCGACCTTGAGCACGCGAATGAAGGAGGCGACAACCAACTACCAGCGCATTCTCATCCGCAAGCAGATCGACCAGTTCGAGGAAGAAGCGAAGCACCCGCGGCCCGCCGAGGCCCTGAACACTCAAGCCACCGCATCAGCGAAAAAGCTCCAGGCAGCGGAGTCGTCCAGGGTGGAGCAGGAGAAATCCCCCCCGCCCGCGAGGCCCACGAGGCCGGTGAAGTGCGTGCCCGCCCCAGCCCAGCCAACGGCCGATTCCAGTCTCGGCACGACCCAACAGTGGCGGCTGGATCGTCTGAAGTATGCGCTGTGCTCCACGGGCCGCCTTCATGGACAAACCGCCGAGACCCTGGACGCCTTGACCACGCAGCTGAAGGACGCGACGACAAACTACCAACGCGTCCTCGTCAAGAAGCAGCTCGACCAGCTCGAACCCCAGGCAGGGCTCTCGCCCCTCGCTGGAGCCACGGGACCGTGACGAGCCCCCAGAAAGGGGACACCGCTACCGCACCTGGATCGCGTCGGCGATGACGTAGGAACCCGCCGTGGTCCAGCGGCTCAACTGCACCTTGTTCCAGCCCGCGGGGAAGCTCCACGTGCCGAGAGTGTTCCACCTGCCGCCATTGGCCTGCTGGTTCACCTTCACGGTGGCCAGCTGGGTGCCATTGGCGTCCCAGACGATGAAGGGCGCGGTCGTCGAGCGATCACCCGCCGCGGTCCACCAGGCGTCGATCGTCCGGGTGGCCGCCGTGGGCAGGTAGAACCAGAACGTCGCCGGCTCGGAGACGGCCGCGGTGGGCGAGGCAAGGTAGTTCGAGCCGTAGTAGCCCGCCACGTTCGTGGACGAGGCCCAGCTGGTACCCGAGAGCTGGATGTAGCCCCGGGTGCTGTCGTTGTTGGCGTTGTTGCTGTCGATGACCAGGCCCGTGGGGGTGCTCCCTCCCGACGTCCACAGGTACGTCACGTCGACCCAGTCGTTGTTGCTCATCCCCAGGTCCGTCCAGAACGCGCCGTCGGCGATGTCGATGCCCGCGGGGTTGGCCGGACGGCGCCCGAACTGATCCAACCCACCGTTGAAGCCGTCCTGATAGGCGGCCTGGGCCTCGGGCTTGCCCTGCGGCAGGGTCTTCCACATCTCGCGGACACTCGAGGGATTCCAATAGTCATCCTTCGTGTTCCAGGGCCCCACGTCCCACACGGAGGTGGTCGTGCACTTGCCCGTCTTCGGGTAGCACACCTTCACCTGGTACTCGGAACCGCCATTGGACGCGAGCGCCCGGCGCGACGGCAGCGCCACGAAACGATCGTTGGACTTGATGACATGGCCATTGGCGGTCGTGCCCCCCACCAGGCCCTCGCGCGTGGCGAAGACGCGGTAGCTCAGCGCCGCCAGGGATTGGAACTCCTCCCGCGACGGGTCTCCCTCCAGCGAGCCCTCCAGCCGCACCTCCCGCACCACGGGACCGCGACCGCGCTCGTCCGCGAGGAGCGCGAGCCTCACCTGCACCTCCGTGCCGGCGCGAGGCAGGCGCGCGGCCTCTCCCGCGCTGGCGGTGCGCCACTCGCTCCAGGCTCCATCGGGCGTACGCACCCGGACATCCACCTCGACGCCCATCTCCGGGGATGCGCTCGCCTGGAGCAGCGGCCGGATCGTGTCCACGGGCTGTTCCAACCGACGGGCCGGAAAGGTGTAGAGGCCCATGAGCCGGCTCAACCCCTCGGGCCTGCGCATGACGGCATAGGGCTCGAAGAGCAACCCCTCCGAGGTGCGCACGAGTTCACCCGTGCCCTCGCCGGTGGCGAGTTCCTCCGTCCAGCGCGAGGTGCTGGCACTCGCCACAAGGGCCACCCGCGAAGACGCCGCGTCGGGCAGCTGGGGGCTCTGCGCGAACGCGGAGCCTCCCGCGAGCGCGACTCCCCACATCATCGTCATGAAGATGGACCGCGGCCTCGAGCGCATGGATGGACTCCCGGTGAGTGAGCAGGCGTCCAATCCTAGCTTTTTCTTGGAATTTGATAAACGCGGGAAATCCGCTTCTGTCGAGGTGGAGTCGGAAGCGATGCGTCATCGCGAGCGACGAGCCCCAAGGGATCGTCGCTCACGGGCAGATGGATACCCGCGAAGGAGGGAGCCCTACGCGGGCGCGGCCACCTTCCACAGGGTGCCCGCCGCGGTGTCCATGATCTCCACGCCCAGGGACTTCAGCTCGACGCGCAGCCGGTCCGCCTCGGCGAAGTCCTTGGCCTTGCGGGCCTCCGCGCGCGCCGCCATCAACTGTTCCACCCGCGCCACGTCGAGCCCCCGCTCCTTCACGGCCCGGTCCCGGCGCCGCAGCAGCCAGGACGCCGGCGCCTCCTCGAACAGGCCGAGGATGCCCGACACCTTGCGCACGTCCTCGCGCAACGCCCGCAGGGTGCGGCCCACCACGGCCTTGTCCTTGACCGGCGGCTTGTCCACCAGCTCGTTCATCATCGCGAACAGGCCCGAGAGCACTCCCAGCGCGCCCGCCGAGTTGAAGTCGTCGTCCATCTGGGCCTCGAAGTCCGCCATGAAGCGCGCGGCGTCGCCGTGCAGCGGGCCCGGGGCGAACTCCTTGCCACCCACGCGCTCGTCCACCTTGCGCAGGGTCTCGTAGAAGTACTCCATGCGCAGCTCGGCGTCCGCCAGGCCCTTGTCCGAGAAGGCCAGGGGATGGCGGTAGTGCGTGGAGAGGAAGAAGAAGCGCAGCGCCTCGGCGTCCACCCGCTCCAGGGCCTCGCGCAGGCGCACCACGTTGCCGAGCGACTTGGACATCTTCGCCCCCTCGAGATCGAGGAAGCCGCAGTGCATCCAGTAGCGCGCCAGGGTGTGGCCACTCGCGGCCTCGCTCTGGGCGAGCTCGTTCTCATGGTGCGGGAAGATGAGATCCAACCCACCGCCGTGGATGTCGAAGGTCTCGCCCAGGTAGCGCTCGCTCATGGCCGAGCACTCGATGTGCCACCCGGGCCGGCCCGGGCCCCAGGGGCTGTCCCAGGACGGCTCGCCCGGCTTGGCGGCCTTCCACAGGGCGAAGTCCAGCGGCTCGTGCTTCTGCTCACCGGGCTGGACGCGCTCGCCCACGCACAGCTCATCCAGGTCACGCTTGGACAGCTTCGCGTAGTCGGGGTAGCGCCGCACGGAGAAGTACACGTCGCCCTGGGAGGCGTACGCCACGCCCTTGTCCACCAGCTTGCCGATGATGCGCAGGATCTCCGGAATGTGATCGCTCACCTTGGGTGAGACGTCCGGCTCCAGCAGGTGCAGGGCCCGGGCATCCTCGCGGAACGCCTCCACGAACCGCGCCGCCAGCGCCACCGGAGCCTCGCCCGTCTCCTGCGCGGCCTTGATGATCTTGTCGTCCACGTCGGTGTAGTTGCGCACGTACGTCACCTCGAAGCCGCGGTGGCGCAGATAACGCACCACGACATCGAAGGACGTGAACGTGCGCGCGTTGCCGATGTGGACGTAGCTGTAGACCGTCGGGCCACACACATAGACGCCCAGCTTGCCCGGGACGACAGGCACCAGCGTCTCCTTCTGCATCGTCATCGTGTTGAAAAGGCGGATGGATGCGGCGGCCACGTGCACGAACCTCCAGGGCGGTCGATTCTCGAGTTCCGACTGCTGATTCCGACGCGCAGTCGGAAAGACGGGACTTTCACAACGGCCCGACGACTCAGTCAACATAGATGGGCCCTCGCTCCCCCTTCCCGGCCGAAAAAAGACTATCCTGCTGCCCTGGGAGACCCCCCGTCTCGCCCGGCCATCGAATCCTGGGAGAAGCACCCCCATGAGTCCTCCGAATCCCAAGCGCCCGCCCCGCTCCGCTCCGCCCTCCGTGGCGGAGGGGGGAGAGACCACGGCGCCCGCGGATGATGTGGACCTGCCCTTCGATGATGACGAAGTGGCGCCCCTGCAGGCCGATGATCCGCGACCCCAGCGCGTGCCCCAGTTTCCCATGGGCCCGCGCCGTTCGCGTCGGCACGCGGCGGGCACCTCCCGCCAGGAGCGGGACCGCGAGTTTCCCGCCCGCTTCTCCTCCGGCGAGTACGAGGATCCCGGCCACGAGCGCGCCTGCCTCTATGTCGAGCGCGGTCCCGGCACGGGCCAGTTGGTCCCCATCAAGCAGGGGGTGCTGACGTTGGGCCGCGCCTCCTCGTCCGACCTGCGGCTGCAGCACCCCTCCATCAGTCGGCGCCACGCCCAGCTCACCCGCCTGGGCGACCGGCTCCTGCTCAAGGACGTGGGCAGCCAGAACGGCACCTACGTCAACCGCGTCCGGCTCACGGGCGAGCGAGAGCTGCGCTCGGGAGATGAAATAGCCCTGGGCAACGCGTTGCTGCGCGTGAGAGGGCCGGGACCCATGCCCTCGCGCCGCGGCGCCGACGGCCGGCGCGCCTCGCCCCTCCGGGTGGGCCTGAGCGCCCAGCGCCTCGTCCTGCTCGCCGCCGCGTCGAGTGGCCTGGTGGCCGTGTTCCTCACGCTCTCGGCGGTCCGGTTGATGCGCGAGGAGCCGCGGGTGGAGAAATCCGAGCCGTTCCACGCCCGGGAGCCGGACATCGAGGTGGAGGTGACCGCGGAGCCCCCTCCTCCAGGCCCCGAGGCCGAGCCCCCCACGGCGAGTGCCCAGGCACTCGCCGAGGAGGCCCGGCCCACCGCTCCCACCACCCGTCCGGGACGGGACACCGGCCGCACCGTGAAGGAGGGCTCCGTCAAGACCGCCCCGAAGCCTCCGCCGCCCGAGCTCCACGCGGCCCCGAATCCCGACGCGGAGGCGGAAGTCCTCGCCCAATACGAGTCGGGACACGTCGAGGCGGCCCTGAGCCTCGCCCGGCGCGAGCACGTGGAGAACCTGGCCCTGCTGCTGGAGCGCTTCCAGCAGGCGTGGAAGGCGGGTCAGGCCGCCATGGAGGCCCGGGACGCCCCGGCCGCCATCCGCCACTTCACCGAGGCGCACACCCTCGATCGGCAGATCGCCCAGGGGTGGGGAGCGTACGCGCCGCGCATCCGCCAGGCGTTGACCCAGGCCCAGGCGCAGATCCAGAGCCCGTAGCCGCCCGGGCGGGCCCCCTCATGGGGCAAGGAAACAGGGGCCAAAGAAAAACCCCGGTCCCCCATATGGGGAGCCGGGGTTTTCAACGTCCACCCGAGGAGGCTCAGGCGATGTTGAAGATCTTCTTCAGGTCCGACTCGATCTCGTCCTCGGAGCAGTCCTTGGCCAGCGACAGTTCCTTGATGAGCAGCGAGCGCGCCGTGTCCAGCATCTTGCGCTCACCGAAGGAGAGATCCTTGTCACCCTTGAGCAGGTACAGGTCGCGCAGCACCTCGGCGATCTCGAACACGGAGCCGGTCTTGATCTTCTCCATGTACTCCCGGTAGCGACGGTTCCACGTCGTGGAGTCGACCGAGATGTC encodes the following:
- a CDS encoding FHA domain-containing protein → MSPPNPKRPPRSAPPSVAEGGETTAPADDVDLPFDDDEVAPLQADDPRPQRVPQFPMGPRRSRRHAAGTSRQERDREFPARFSSGEYEDPGHERACLYVERGPGTGQLVPIKQGVLTLGRASSSDLRLQHPSISRRHAQLTRLGDRLLLKDVGSQNGTYVNRVRLTGERELRSGDEIALGNALLRVRGPGPMPSRRGADGRRASPLRVGLSAQRLVLLAAASSGLVAVFLTLSAVRLMREEPRVEKSEPFHAREPDIEVEVTAEPPPPGPEAEPPTASAQALAEEARPTAPTTRPGRDTGRTVKEGSVKTAPKPPPPELHAAPNPDAEAEVLAQYESGHVEAALSLARREHVENLALLLERFQQAWKAGQAAMEARDAPAAIRHFTEAHTLDRQIAQGWGAYAPRIRQALTQAQAQIQSP
- the cysS gene encoding cysteine--tRNA ligase, with product MAAASIRLFNTMTMQKETLVPVVPGKLGVYVCGPTVYSYVHIGNARTFTSFDVVVRYLRHRGFEVTYVRNYTDVDDKIIKAAQETGEAPVALAARFVEAFREDARALHLLEPDVSPKVSDHIPEILRIIGKLVDKGVAYASQGDVYFSVRRYPDYAKLSKRDLDELCVGERVQPGEQKHEPLDFALWKAAKPGEPSWDSPWGPGRPGWHIECSAMSERYLGETFDIHGGGLDLIFPHHENELAQSEAASGHTLARYWMHCGFLDLEGAKMSKSLGNVVRLREALERVDAEALRFFFLSTHYRHPLAFSDKGLADAELRMEYFYETLRKVDERVGGKEFAPGPLHGDAARFMADFEAQMDDDFNSAGALGVLSGLFAMMNELVDKPPVKDKAVVGRTLRALREDVRKVSGILGLFEEAPASWLLRRRDRAVKERGLDVARVEQLMAARAEARKAKDFAEADRLRVELKSLGVEIMDTAAGTLWKVAAPA
- a CDS encoding glycoside hydrolase family 26 protein, translating into MNIGARTVGLTLASSLAAMSVLGWSASAAAEPLTGVYRGEVYSNPEVVNAYSTWLGHEVTLGQGHQAKDTWGNIENPSWQLSSWSTWVNAKPGRRLNYSVAMFPSGQGSLAQCAQGTYDYRFKTLANNLVSYKLQNTIIRLGWEFSGNWMPWYSGNGQQANFAACFRKIVTAMRAAQPSAGFKFDWNPNYDISSSDLAATYPGDAYVDYIGFDLYDQGWNGAYPVPAGCTGSCALSRWQSVWNAQFAPALSKFRTFAQAHGKPLSVPEWGVNDAATHGGGDNTYYVGQMLEFIFNPANNVGYHSYFDYQASDGHHQLSDVDSRSGHDFQTEFPNAAALFKSYYVETPTEPEPTEAVSTTQATVSPTTVTRGTSFQVSGSVTSSTARSLVVKYEIRNAATTALVSEKSYTAQAFTAGQTRAYTTAFTIPTSLAAGTYRVDTLIFLPDWSKTLLYRNDTPFTAK
- a CDS encoding CarD family transcriptional regulator, producing the protein MQTSFKTGDKAVYPGQGVGEVMGIEHTEVAGQRQSFYVLRILENGMRIMIPINKVGSVGLREIISEEDVKQVYSILKEKDISVDSTTWNRRYREYMEKIKTGSVFEIAEVLRDLYLLKGDKDLSFGERKMLDTARSLLIKELSLAKDCSEDEIESDLKKIFNIA